Proteins from a genomic interval of Hemicordylus capensis ecotype Gifberg chromosome 14, rHemCap1.1.pri, whole genome shotgun sequence:
- the RXFP4 gene encoding relaxin-3 receptor 2, whose amino-acid sequence MEVSGLGRSEWSNNSVPPGLSNWSFVDNVDVWGEAAMAPLDNLSGLRTFITLVYSVVCAVGLLGNGLVMYLIWAQKGTRAPVINVFVFGLAVADFQFSLTLPFWAVETFLDFTWPFGQVLCKAIPFLTVLSIYANVFLLTAMSVTRYWSLASALKDGRRMTPRLAKWITLALWGMALGTSVPATIYTTVVHIAGVEVCIFKFPTPFWLGVYHLQKVVITFAIPLVVISISYLLLLRLLRSHRVNGNSPKRQNQVATTVRLVVGCFFVCWFPNHVATIWGVLVKFKAVRMDETFFFLQNYIFPLTKCLAHSSSCLNPVLYCLIRKDFWEAMKETFRRVSKMAASLQHSSAHKTMEEAMLMVVPLSPSGPPHNSKSVEKEDSTLSTILEPRAKAADLGAEVQMLPGVEIPM is encoded by the coding sequence ATGGAGGTGAGTGGACTTGGGAGGTCAGAGTGGAGCAACAACTCTGTGCCCCCTGGCCTTTCCAACTGGTCTTTTGTGGATAATGTTGACGTCTGGGGTGAGGCGGCCATGGCCCCATTGGACAACTTGTCTGGCTTAAGGACTTTCATCACTTTGGTCTACTCGGTGGTCTGCGCTGTGGGGCTGCTGGGGAACGGCCTCGTGATGTACCTGATCTGGGCCCAGAAGGGCACGCGCGCGCCCGTCATCAACGTTTTCGTCTTCGGTTTAGCGGTGGCTGATTTCCAGTTCTCCTTGACGCTCCCCTTCTGGGCGGTGGAGACTTTCCTGGATTTCACTTGGCCGTTCGGCCAAGTCCTGTGCAAAGCGATCCCATTCCTGACCGTCCTGAGCATCTACGCCAACGTCTTCTTGCTCACCGCCATGAGCGTCACGCGTTACTGGTCCCTGGCGTCGGCCCTCAAGGACGGGAGAAGGATGACTCCTCGGCTGGCCAAGTGGATCACCCTGGCGCTCTGGGGCATGGCCCTGGGGACTTCGGTGCCCGCCACCATCTACACCACCGTGGTTCACATCGCCGGGGTGGAGGTATGCATCTTCAAGTTCCCGACCCCGTTCTGGCTGGGCGTCTACCACCTCCAGAAAGTGGTGATCACCTTCGCGATCCCACTGGTGGTCATCTCCATCTcctacctcctcctcctgaggCTCCTCAGGAGCCACAGAGTCAACGGCAACAGCCCCAAGCGGCAAAACCAGGTGGCTACCACCGTCCGCCTGGTGGTCGGCTGTTTCTTCGTCTGCTGGTTCCCCAACCACGTGGCCACCATCTGGGGAGTGCTGGTGAAATTCAAGGCCGTGCGCATGGACGAGACCTTTTTCTTCTTGCAGAATTACATCTTCCCGCTCACGAAGTGCCTGGCGCACTCCAGCAGCTGTCTCAACCCTGTCCTTTACTGCCTGATACGCAAGGACTTCTGGGAAGCGATGAAGGAAACCTTTCGGagggtctccaaaatggccgcctccTTACAGCATTCTTCTGCCCACAAGACCATGGAGGAGGCCATGTTGATGGTGGTGCCCTTGAGCCCCTCTGGACCTCCCCACAATTCCAAAAGTGTAGAGAAGGAAGACTCCACTCTTTCCACCATCTTGGAGCCGAGAGCGAAGGCCGCAGACCTGGGTGCTGAGGTACAGATGCTCCCTGGGGTGGAAATACCGATGTGA